One stretch of Streptomyces zhihengii DNA includes these proteins:
- a CDS encoding electron transfer flavoprotein subunit alpha/FixB family protein, translating to MAEVLVFVDHVDGAVRKPTLELLTLARRIGEPVALAVGAGAEQTASVLAGHGAVRVLTVDAPEFAEYLVVPKVEALQAAVEAVSPVAVLVPSSAEGKEIAARVAVRIGSGLITDAVDLEAGEQGPVATQSAFAASFTTKSRVSKGVPVITVKPNSAAVEPAQAAGAVEALSVSFSERATGTKVVARTPRESTGRPELTEAAIVVSGGRGVNGAENFAVIEALADSLGAAVGASRAAVDAGWYPHTNQVGQTGKSVSPQLYIASGISGAIQHRAGMQTSKTIVAINKDAEAPIFDLVDYGVVGDLFDVVPQLTEEINTRKG from the coding sequence ATGGCTGAAGTTCTCGTCTTTGTCGATCACGTGGACGGTGCGGTCCGCAAGCCCACGCTGGAGTTGCTGACGCTGGCGCGTCGGATCGGTGAGCCGGTGGCGCTCGCGGTGGGTGCGGGTGCCGAGCAGACGGCGTCGGTGCTGGCCGGTCACGGTGCGGTGCGGGTGCTGACGGTGGACGCGCCGGAGTTCGCCGAGTATCTGGTGGTGCCGAAGGTGGAGGCGCTGCAGGCGGCGGTCGAGGCGGTGTCCCCGGTGGCGGTGCTGGTGCCGTCGTCGGCGGAGGGCAAGGAGATCGCGGCGCGTGTGGCGGTGCGGATCGGTTCCGGTCTGATCACCGACGCGGTGGACCTGGAGGCCGGTGAGCAGGGTCCGGTCGCCACGCAGTCGGCGTTCGCCGCCTCGTTCACGACGAAGTCGCGCGTCTCGAAGGGTGTGCCGGTCATCACGGTGAAGCCGAACTCGGCCGCCGTGGAGCCGGCGCAGGCCGCGGGTGCGGTCGAGGCGCTGTCGGTGTCGTTCTCGGAGCGGGCGACGGGGACGAAGGTCGTGGCGCGTACGCCGCGGGAGTCGACCGGGCGTCCGGAGCTGACCGAGGCCGCGATCGTGGTCTCCGGCGGCCGGGGTGTCAACGGCGCGGAGAACTTCGCGGTCATCGAGGCGCTCGCGGACTCCCTCGGTGCGGCGGTCGGCGCCTCGCGTGCCGCGGTCGACGCGGGCTGGTACCCGCACACCAACCAGGTCGGCCAGACCGGCAAGTCGGTCTCCCCGCAGCTGTACATCGCCTCCGGCATCTCCGGCGCGATCCAGCACCGGGCCGGCATGCAGACCTCCAAGACCATCGTCGCGATCAACAAGGACGCCGAGGCCCCGATCTTCGACCTCGTCGACTACGGCGTCGTCGGCGACCTCTTCGACGTCGTCCCCCAGCTCACCGAGGAGATCAACACCCGCAAGGGCTGA
- a CDS encoding DUF6986 family protein, producing MGQQEKVATSLAGAVSEGISASLAPVDAELARRYPGDPGTRQPVHTVYVPGDVFAAGTLRSWGDQALAALDEHAPDARTFAGVLGLPDELAEPVYDRVRAKLEREPVEDLRVDFEDGYAGTDEDADAARAARLISEAYAQGTAAPYMGIRMKCMEAAVRDRGIRTLDVFLTGLMEAGGLPDGLVLTLPKVTYTEQVGAMVRLVEEFEKARGLEPGRIGFEIQIETSQSILGPDGTATVARMIDAAEGRATGLHYGTFDYSACLGVSAAHQASDHPAADHAKAVMQVAAAGTGVRVSDGSTNVLPVGPTAKVHDAWRLHYGLTRRALARAYYQGWDMHPGHLPTRYAAVFAFYRGGFEQAAARLAAYAGHTGGDVMDEPATAKALSSYLLRGIDCGALDGAEVARLTGLTRADLDAFAVPRRGDLTASAQ from the coding sequence ATGGGTCAGCAGGAGAAGGTGGCGACGAGCCTCGCGGGCGCGGTCAGCGAGGGCATCAGCGCCTCCCTCGCACCGGTGGACGCCGAGCTCGCCCGCCGCTATCCGGGGGATCCCGGCACGCGCCAGCCCGTCCACACCGTCTACGTGCCCGGCGACGTCTTCGCCGCCGGCACCCTGCGTTCCTGGGGCGACCAGGCGCTCGCCGCGCTCGACGAACACGCCCCCGACGCCCGCACCTTCGCCGGCGTCCTCGGCCTCCCCGACGAGCTGGCCGAGCCCGTGTACGACCGGGTGCGGGCCAAGCTGGAGCGCGAGCCCGTGGAGGACCTGCGCGTCGACTTCGAGGACGGCTACGCGGGCACCGACGAGGACGCGGACGCGGCGCGCGCCGCGCGGCTGATCTCCGAGGCGTACGCGCAGGGCACCGCCGCCCCGTACATGGGCATCCGGATGAAGTGCATGGAAGCCGCCGTGCGCGACCGGGGCATCCGCACCCTCGACGTCTTCCTGACGGGCCTGATGGAGGCCGGCGGCCTGCCGGACGGGCTGGTGCTCACCCTGCCGAAGGTCACCTACACCGAGCAGGTGGGCGCCATGGTGCGCCTCGTCGAGGAGTTCGAGAAGGCGCGCGGCCTGGAGCCCGGCCGGATCGGCTTCGAGATCCAGATCGAGACCAGCCAGTCCATCCTCGGCCCCGACGGCACCGCCACCGTCGCCCGGATGATCGACGCGGCCGAGGGCCGGGCGACCGGACTGCACTACGGCACCTTCGACTACAGCGCCTGCCTCGGCGTCTCCGCCGCCCACCAGGCCAGCGACCACCCCGCGGCCGACCACGCCAAGGCCGTCATGCAGGTCGCCGCCGCCGGCACCGGCGTACGGGTGTCGGACGGCTCCACCAACGTGCTCCCGGTAGGACCGACCGCCAAGGTCCACGACGCCTGGCGGCTGCACTACGGGCTCACCCGCCGCGCCCTCGCCCGCGCCTACTACCAGGGCTGGGACATGCACCCGGGCCATCTCCCCACCCGCTACGCCGCCGTCTTCGCCTTCTACCGGGGCGGCTTCGAGCAGGCCGCCGCGCGCCTCGCGGCCTACGCCGGCCACACGGGCGGCGACGTGATGGACGAGCCCGCCACCGCCAAGGCCCTCAGCTCCTACCTGCTCCGCGGCATCGACTGCGGCGCCCTGGACGGCGCGGAGGTCGCCCGTCTCACCGGCCTGACCCGCGCCGACCTCGACGCCTTCGCCGTACCCCGGCGCGGAGACCTGACCGCCTCCGCCCAGTAG
- a CDS encoding LacI family DNA-binding transcriptional regulator yields the protein MKDVAARAGVGLKTVSRVVNAEPGVTPDTERRVQEAIESLGFRRNDSARVLRKGRTASIGLVLEDLADPFYGPLSRAVEEVARAHGALLINGSSAEDPSREQELVLALCARRVDGLIVIPAGDDHRYLEPEIKAGVATVFVDRPAGRIDADAVLSDSFGGARSGVAHLIAHGHRRIAFIGDQPRIHTAAERLRGYRAAMADAGLTIDDSWVSLGSTAPDRVRDAVAAMLAAPEPVTAILAGNNRVTVTVVRHLATCERPVALVGFDDIELADLLGITVIAQDAAALGRTAAERLFRRLDGVNEAPRQVTLDTTLIPRGSGEILPAG from the coding sequence ATGAAGGACGTGGCGGCGCGTGCGGGGGTGGGGCTCAAGACCGTCTCGCGGGTGGTCAACGCAGAGCCGGGCGTCACTCCGGACACCGAGCGCCGGGTCCAGGAGGCCATCGAGTCCCTCGGTTTCCGCCGCAACGACAGCGCCCGGGTGCTCCGGAAGGGCCGCACGGCGTCGATCGGGCTGGTCCTGGAGGACCTCGCCGACCCGTTCTACGGCCCGCTGAGCCGGGCGGTCGAGGAGGTCGCCCGGGCGCACGGCGCGCTGCTGATCAACGGTTCCAGCGCGGAGGACCCGAGCCGTGAGCAGGAGCTGGTGCTGGCGCTGTGCGCGCGGCGGGTGGACGGTCTGATCGTCATCCCGGCGGGCGACGACCACCGCTACCTGGAGCCGGAGATCAAGGCCGGTGTGGCCACCGTGTTCGTGGACCGGCCGGCCGGGCGGATCGACGCGGACGCGGTGCTCTCCGACAGCTTCGGGGGCGCCCGCTCGGGAGTGGCGCATCTGATCGCCCACGGGCACCGGCGCATCGCCTTCATCGGCGACCAGCCCCGCATCCACACGGCCGCCGAGCGTCTGCGCGGCTACCGCGCGGCGATGGCGGACGCCGGCCTCACGATCGACGACTCCTGGGTCTCGCTCGGCTCCACGGCCCCGGACCGGGTCCGCGACGCGGTGGCCGCGATGCTGGCCGCGCCGGAGCCGGTGACCGCGATCCTCGCGGGCAACAACCGGGTCACCGTGACCGTCGTGCGCCACCTCGCCACCTGTGAACGGCCGGTGGCGCTGGTCGGCTTCGACGACATCGAGCTCGCGGACCTGCTCGGCATCACGGTGATAGCCCAGGACGCGGCGGCCCTCGGCCGCACCGCGGCGGAGCGGCTGTTCCGCCGCCTGGACGGCGTGAACGAGGCTCCCCGCCAGGTCACCCTCGACACCACGCTGATCCCGCGCGGCTCGGGCGAGATCCTGCCCGCCGGCTGA
- a CDS encoding ROK family protein — translation MHTSLVAALDIGGTKIAGALVDGDGALLLRAQRPTPAKEDAETVMGAVSAVLGDLAASPLWPGAVAVGIGSAGPVDRAAGTVSPVNVPGWRGFPLVERVSRAVGGLPVDLVGDGAAITAAEHWRGAARGFDNALCMVVSTGVGGGLVLDGRLHTGPSGNAGHIGHISVDLDGDLCPCGARGCVERIASGPNIARRALEQGWTPGPDGDATAAAVAASARAGDPVAIASFERAAQALAAGIAATATLADLDIAVIGGGVAGAGEVLFDPLRRSLRDYATLSFVRRLTVAPARMGTDAGLVGAAAAALLARRPERAPA, via the coding sequence ATGCACACCAGCCTCGTCGCCGCACTCGACATCGGCGGCACCAAGATCGCCGGAGCGTTGGTGGACGGTGACGGCGCCCTGCTGCTCCGTGCCCAGCGACCCACTCCGGCCAAGGAGGACGCCGAGACGGTGATGGGCGCCGTGTCCGCGGTCCTCGGCGACCTCGCCGCATCCCCGCTGTGGCCGGGTGCCGTCGCCGTCGGCATCGGCAGCGCGGGTCCCGTCGACCGGGCGGCCGGCACGGTCAGTCCGGTCAACGTCCCCGGCTGGCGCGGCTTCCCGCTGGTCGAGCGGGTGTCCCGGGCCGTCGGCGGCCTGCCCGTCGACCTGGTCGGCGACGGCGCCGCCATCACCGCCGCCGAGCACTGGCGCGGCGCGGCCCGCGGCTTCGACAACGCGCTCTGCATGGTGGTCTCCACCGGCGTCGGCGGCGGCCTGGTGCTCGACGGGCGGCTGCACACCGGGCCGAGCGGCAACGCCGGCCACATCGGCCACATCAGCGTCGACCTCGACGGGGACCTCTGCCCCTGCGGGGCCCGCGGCTGCGTCGAGCGCATCGCCAGCGGCCCCAACATCGCCCGCCGCGCGCTGGAGCAGGGGTGGACCCCGGGGCCCGACGGCGACGCCACCGCCGCCGCGGTCGCCGCGTCGGCCCGCGCGGGCGACCCGGTGGCGATCGCCTCCTTCGAGCGCGCCGCGCAGGCGCTCGCGGCGGGCATCGCCGCGACGGCGACCCTCGCCGACCTCGACATCGCCGTCATCGGCGGCGGGGTCGCCGGCGCCGGAGAGGTGCTCTTCGACCCGCTGCGCCGGTCGCTGCGGGACTACGCGACGCTGTCCTTCGTCCGCCGTCTGACGGTCGCTCCCGCGCGCATGGGCACCGACGCCGGTCTGGTGGGCGCTGCGGCCGCGGCGCTCCTCGCCCGCCGTCCGGAGCGCGCCCCGGCCTGA
- a CDS encoding NUDIX domain-containing protein — protein MIVWINGSFGAGKTSTARELIDLIPNSTLFDPETIGDTLRLLLPRKRLDEVTDYQDLPIWRRLVVDTAAALLAELGGVLVVPMTVLRQEYRDEIFGGLAARRIAVRHVLLAPAETILRTRIAGREVPGTPDGELRVRQWSYDHIEPYRAALPWLTADAHVIDTGHIDARETARLVAAAVGSGAAPACEIVQTPEPTAETVAAGVLLFDEENRVLLVDPTYKPGWEFPGGVVERGEAPARAGVREVAEELGIRLPDVPRLLLLDWEPARPPGFGGLRLIFDGGPLPAELARTVRLPGPELRSWRFVSEQEAAGLLPPNRYERLRWALRARERGTVLNLEAGVPVG, from the coding sequence GTGATCGTCTGGATCAACGGTTCATTCGGAGCGGGCAAGACCAGCACCGCGCGCGAACTGATCGATCTGATCCCCAACAGCACGTTGTTCGACCCCGAGACCATCGGCGACACCCTGCGGTTGCTGCTGCCGCGCAAGCGGCTGGACGAGGTGACCGACTATCAGGACCTGCCGATATGGCGCCGGCTGGTGGTGGACACCGCGGCCGCCCTGCTGGCCGAGCTCGGCGGGGTGCTCGTGGTGCCCATGACCGTCCTGCGCCAGGAGTACCGCGACGAGATCTTCGGTGGGCTCGCTGCCCGCCGCATAGCCGTGCGGCATGTGCTGCTGGCTCCTGCTGAAACGATTTTGCGCACCCGTATCGCCGGACGCGAGGTCCCCGGGACGCCGGACGGCGAACTCCGCGTACGGCAGTGGTCCTACGACCACATCGAGCCCTACCGCGCGGCGCTCCCGTGGCTCACCGCGGACGCCCACGTCATCGACACCGGCCACATCGACGCCCGGGAGACCGCCCGGCTCGTCGCGGCGGCGGTCGGCAGCGGCGCGGCACCCGCCTGCGAGATCGTCCAGACCCCGGAGCCGACCGCCGAGACCGTCGCCGCCGGGGTGCTGCTCTTCGACGAGGAGAACCGGGTGCTCCTCGTCGACCCGACGTACAAGCCTGGCTGGGAGTTCCCCGGCGGGGTGGTGGAACGCGGCGAGGCGCCCGCGCGCGCGGGGGTGCGGGAGGTCGCCGAGGAGCTCGGCATCCGGCTGCCCGACGTGCCCCGGCTGCTCCTCCTCGACTGGGAACCCGCCCGCCCGCCGGGCTTCGGCGGGCTGCGCCTGATCTTCGACGGCGGGCCCCTGCCCGCCGAACTGGCGCGCACCGTGCGCCTGCCCGGGCCCGAACTGCGGAGCTGGCGCTTCGTCTCCGAACAGGAGGCCGCCGGGCTGCTGCCCCCCAACCGCTACGAGCGCCTGCGCTGGGCACTGCGCGCCAGGGAGCGCGGCACGGTCCTCAACCTGGAGGCCGGCGTCCCCGTCGGCTGA
- a CDS encoding IS630 family transposase — protein sequence MARTGRPKAELILSDEERAALEGWVRRRSTPQAWALRCRIILACAEGTSNKDVAARLDSTPHAVGRWRARFVEHRIAGLGDMPRSGGPRSVTDEQVAALVAKTLESAPKNATHWSTRSMARQTGLSQSTVSRVWRAFGLQPHRSETFKLSTDPYFVDKVHDVVGLYLDPPERALVFCVDEKSQIQALDRSQPVLPMMPGVPQRVTHDYVRAGTTTLFAALEVATGKVIGSLHRRHRAEEFKKFLIKLDSEVPDGLEVHLVLDNYATHKTPAIKTWLLAHPRFHLHFTPTGSSWLNLVERWFAELTNKQIRRGVHKTVQALEQDIRTWIAAWNTDPKPYVWTKTADEILERLASYLNRIPDSED from the coding sequence GTGGCGCGTACTGGGCGGCCGAAGGCCGAGTTGATCCTGTCCGATGAGGAACGGGCTGCGCTCGAGGGATGGGTGCGACGTCGCTCCACGCCGCAGGCGTGGGCTCTGCGGTGCCGGATCATCCTGGCTTGTGCGGAGGGTACTTCGAACAAGGACGTCGCGGCCCGGCTCGACTCGACTCCGCATGCTGTGGGCCGCTGGCGGGCGAGATTCGTCGAGCACCGGATCGCCGGCCTGGGCGACATGCCCCGCTCGGGCGGTCCCAGGTCGGTCACCGACGAACAGGTAGCCGCGCTCGTCGCCAAGACCCTGGAGTCCGCCCCGAAGAACGCGACGCACTGGTCGACACGGTCGATGGCGAGGCAGACGGGTCTGTCGCAGTCCACGGTGTCACGGGTCTGGCGGGCGTTCGGCCTGCAGCCGCACCGCTCGGAGACCTTCAAGCTGTCGACGGATCCGTACTTCGTCGACAAGGTCCACGATGTCGTCGGCCTCTACCTGGACCCGCCCGAGCGGGCCCTTGTCTTCTGCGTGGACGAGAAGTCACAGATCCAGGCCCTGGACCGCTCTCAGCCGGTGCTGCCGATGATGCCCGGAGTGCCGCAACGCGTCACACACGACTATGTCCGCGCGGGCACCACCACCCTGTTCGCCGCCCTGGAGGTCGCCACCGGCAAGGTGATCGGTTCCCTGCACCGGCGCCACCGGGCTGAGGAGTTCAAGAAGTTCCTCATCAAGCTCGACAGTGAAGTGCCCGATGGTCTCGAGGTCCACTTGGTGCTGGACAACTACGCCACCCACAAGACCCCGGCCATCAAGACCTGGCTGCTGGCCCACCCCCGGTTCCACCTGCACTTCACACCGACCGGGTCGTCCTGGCTCAACCTGGTGGAGCGATGGTTTGCCGAGCTGACGAACAAACAGATACGGCGAGGCGTCCACAAGACAGTCCAGGCTCTGGAGCAGGACATCCGGACCTGGATCGCAGCCTGGAACACCGACCCCAAGCCCTACGTCTGGACCAAGACCGCGGACGAGATCCTCGAACGCCTCGCCTCATATCTGAATAGAATTCCTGACTCAGAAGACTAG
- a CDS encoding MBL fold metallo-hydrolase, with protein sequence MDFIRVLPQLHMFRFPVGQAYLWRDGDDLTLVDAGHHGAAPLMEEAMRGAGLDPARIRRIVLTHCHRDHVGAAGELAARHGAQVLTHRLDAPVVRGEAPVPEPVLLDWEVPLYEHGLTVPPAPPTRVDRELEDGEPLDFGDGARVVHSPGHTDGSIAVHLPHHGVLFTGDCVAGVGRVMPGVFNVDRAAVLVSVRRLASLAPSTVCFGHGDPVTEDATRLLLEAAGEAPADRDTVGAAPGHWGVLRK encoded by the coding sequence ATGGACTTCATCCGTGTGCTGCCGCAGCTCCACATGTTCCGCTTCCCCGTCGGCCAGGCGTACCTGTGGCGTGACGGGGACGACCTGACGCTGGTCGACGCCGGTCACCACGGCGCCGCCCCGCTGATGGAGGAGGCGATGCGGGGCGCGGGCCTCGACCCCGCCCGGATCCGCCGGATCGTGCTGACGCACTGCCACCGCGACCATGTCGGCGCGGCCGGTGAGCTGGCGGCCCGGCACGGGGCCCAGGTGCTGACGCACCGCCTCGACGCGCCGGTGGTGCGCGGCGAGGCGCCGGTGCCCGAGCCCGTACTGCTGGACTGGGAGGTCCCGCTGTACGAGCACGGGCTGACGGTGCCGCCCGCCCCGCCGACCCGGGTGGACCGGGAGCTGGAGGACGGGGAGCCGCTGGACTTCGGGGACGGCGCCCGCGTGGTCCACTCCCCCGGCCACACCGACGGGTCGATCGCCGTCCATCTGCCGCACCACGGTGTGCTGTTCACGGGCGACTGCGTGGCCGGGGTGGGCCGGGTGATGCCGGGCGTGTTCAACGTGGACCGCGCGGCCGTCCTGGTCTCCGTGCGCCGGCTCGCCTCACTGGCGCCGTCGACGGTCTGCTTCGGCCACGGGGACCCCGTCACCGAGGACGCCACCCGGCTGCTGCTGGAAGCGGCCGGTGAGGCTCCGGCCGACCGCGACACGGTGGGCGCCGCGCCCGGCCACTGGGGCGTGTTGCGAAAGTAG
- a CDS encoding dipeptidase, with product MTAHPIAETVASLMPRAKAELTELVAFQSVADEAVAPRSECEAAAEWVAGALRAEGFEDVALLDTPDGSQSVYGVLPGPAGAPTVLLYAHYDVQPMLDEAAWLSPPFELTERDGRWYGRGAADCKGGFVMHLLALRALRANGGVPVTVKMIVEGSEEQGTGGLERYAEAHPELLTADAIVIGDTGNFRVGLPTVTATLRGMTMIRVRIDTLEGNLHSGQFGGAAPDALAALIRVLDSLRAEDGSTVIDGLPARAEWDGLQYPEEEFRRDARVLPDVELPGGGTVADRIWARPAVTVIGIDCHPVAGATPSIPATARAQISLRVPPGQDAAEATELLFAHIEKHTPWNARVSLEQVGQGQAFKADVTSPAYTSMAEAMRVAYPGEEMQASGMGGSIPLCNTLAALYPEAEILLIGLSEPEAQIHAVNESVSPEELERLSVAEALFLSNYAASKRA from the coding sequence CGCCTCACTCATGCCCCGCGCCAAGGCGGAGCTGACGGAGCTGGTGGCCTTCCAGTCGGTGGCGGACGAGGCGGTCGCCCCGCGCAGCGAGTGCGAGGCGGCGGCCGAATGGGTGGCCGGCGCCCTGCGTGCGGAGGGCTTCGAGGACGTCGCCCTGCTGGACACCCCCGACGGCTCCCAGTCGGTGTACGGCGTGCTGCCCGGCCCGGCCGGGGCGCCGACGGTGCTGCTGTACGCCCACTACGACGTGCAGCCCATGCTGGACGAGGCGGCCTGGCTCAGCCCGCCGTTCGAACTGACGGAGCGCGACGGCCGCTGGTACGGCAGGGGCGCGGCCGACTGCAAGGGCGGCTTCGTGATGCATCTGCTCGCGCTGCGCGCGCTCCGGGCGAACGGCGGTGTCCCGGTCACGGTCAAGATGATCGTGGAGGGCTCGGAGGAGCAGGGCACGGGCGGTCTGGAGCGGTACGCGGAGGCGCACCCGGAGCTGCTGACGGCCGACGCGATCGTCATCGGCGACACCGGCAACTTCCGGGTGGGCCTGCCGACGGTGACGGCCACCCTGCGCGGGATGACGATGATCCGGGTGCGGATCGACACCCTGGAGGGCAACCTCCACTCCGGGCAGTTCGGCGGGGCGGCCCCCGACGCGCTGGCCGCGCTGATCCGCGTGCTGGACTCGCTGCGGGCCGAGGACGGCTCGACGGTGATCGACGGCCTGCCCGCGCGGGCCGAGTGGGACGGACTCCAGTACCCGGAGGAGGAGTTCCGCAGGGACGCCCGGGTCCTGCCGGACGTGGAGCTGCCCGGCGGCGGGACGGTCGCGGACCGGATCTGGGCGCGCCCCGCGGTCACCGTGATCGGGATCGACTGCCACCCCGTGGCGGGCGCCACGCCGTCCATCCCGGCGACGGCGCGTGCCCAGATCAGCCTGCGGGTGCCGCCCGGCCAGGACGCGGCGGAGGCGACCGAGCTGCTGTTCGCGCACATCGAGAAGCACACGCCGTGGAACGCGCGGGTCTCGCTGGAACAGGTCGGCCAGGGGCAGGCGTTCAAGGCGGACGTGACGAGCCCGGCGTACACGTCGATGGCCGAGGCGATGCGCGTGGCGTACCCGGGTGAGGAGATGCAGGCGTCCGGCATGGGCGGCTCGATCCCGCTGTGCAACACCCTAGCCGCGCTCTACCCGGAGGCGGAGATCCTGCTGATCGGGCTGAGCGAGCCGGAGGCGCAGATCCACGCGGTCAACGAGAGCGTCTCGCCCGAGGAGCTGGAGCGGCTCTCCGTCGCCGAGGCGCTGTTCCTCTCCAACTACGCCGCGTCCAAGCGGGCCTGA